The Streptosporangiales bacterium genome window below encodes:
- a CDS encoding DUF721 domain-containing protein encodes MSDDVSAEPGPEQLAREALVRVKEAAQRRGARPGSAGGSRDRGQAPAKARPGDPELVGATIGDLLAQRGWNQRVTIASLFARWPELVGAQLAEHCRPRSYDEGKLHVTADSTVWATHLRALAPRLLERLAEELGPNIVQDVRITGPTAPSWRHGPRHVRGRGPRDTYG; translated from the coding sequence GTGTCCGATGACGTGAGCGCGGAGCCGGGGCCCGAGCAGCTCGCCAGGGAGGCCCTGGTGCGGGTGAAGGAGGCCGCCCAGCGCCGCGGTGCGCGGCCGGGTTCGGCCGGCGGGTCTCGCGACCGTGGCCAGGCACCGGCCAAGGCCCGTCCGGGCGACCCCGAGCTGGTCGGTGCGACGATCGGCGACCTGCTGGCCCAGCGCGGCTGGAACCAGCGGGTCACCATCGCGTCCTTGTTCGCGCGCTGGCCGGAGCTGGTCGGTGCCCAGCTGGCCGAGCACTGCCGGCCGCGCAGCTACGACGAGGGCAAGCTGCACGTCACGGCGGACTCCACCGTCTGGGCCACGCACCTGCGGGCGCTCGCGCCGCGGCTGTTGGAGCGGCTGGCGGAGGAGCTGGGCCCGAACATTGTCCAAGATGTCCGGATTACCGGCCCGACGGCCCCGAGCTGGCGACACGGTCCCAGGCACGTCCGCGGGCGCGGGCCGAGGGACACGTACGGCTGA